The Zygotorulaspora mrakii chromosome 6, complete sequence genome includes the window CGCCAAAGATTGGTTTCATTCTGTCATCGCATAGAATTTCTCTACGATCATCGGGATTCTGTAAATTGTGGTCTTTGATATAATCCCAAACCAGTTTTACAATCTGAGTACGGGGTAGTGATGTTTCCCCCAAGAATCCACTCAATGGCTCAGATATCATAACTTTGCGTAAATTTAGAGCGTTTGGGTTGCTATTTGCGTCATTATTGCTTcgcttcttcttcttttttactGAAGAGCTCTTTGAACTCTTGGCTCTCTTGGCAGCGGTCTGCAATTTGGAAGCTAAAGCTTCATCTTTCCTGCGAAGCTCCTCCTTGGTGATCAGGTATCTAGGCCTTTGCTTGCTTTCCTCGAACCGCTGAATAATTAATTGATTAACCTCTTTCCTATGCGTGTCCAGGTTGATACCAAATAGTTCCTGTAGCGCCTTTCTAATCCTCTTTGGAGTGACTTCGTCTGGATTGGAAGCACTCAAGATAGCATCTATCATTGGCACATACGTATGCAAATCAACCATACCCTCTGATATTCTACAAATGTTTTTGTAGTTTGCTCTTTTGCGTGCGAAGAGATTTCATGTTATTGAGCTTTTCGCTCGCCTAAAAACTGTACTtcaaatgttgaaaatattatACAATGATAAGAAAGTGATATGTAAAGATAAACAAGCTTGACGAGTTGGTGAGTCATTGATCCTGTCTTAAAGCCCTTCATTTGGAGCCCaatacattttttgaattttttttctgctgtctcagattcttttttaccaGATTCTTTCTTTCAGCTCTATTTAGTGTCCTTGGGTCGACTAACTCATTTTCTGTACCTTTGAccttttcatcaacttcCACCAACCATTGGTTATCCAAGGTCTTGTTAGAACCTTTGTAACCCCACTTTGGAACCCATTCacctttttcttcatcgtaTACCATCTTACCAGCTCTTTCCTTTGGCTTGATATTCTTCTTGGCTGCGAAAAGTTCCCATTTGGTTGGTGCTTTTGGTTTTGGCAGTGGCTTTTCTCTAGGTAATTCAGTTGTAGGTTCTGGTAACTGTATCAACGTCATCGAAGCACTTTGATTGCTGGTACCACCTGCCGACTCTGTCGTGGTCTTCATGGGTAGAGACAGTATTTGATTGATGAGTAGCTGAACGTTATCACGGGTCATGTCCTTTAAATGTTCTTCACGTTTTGCATTGGAGGAATCTAGATCACTTTTATTCAATGCATTAGAATCGAAAACAGAGAGATTACCTAAATCATATGTCACTGGGATACCCTTTTCGACAGTCACTGGCAGactcttgaaatcttttgacaTCTCTTAAACGTTCGGTATTAAACAGCTATAAGATGTTTGCTAATCAGTAAAGCGTTCTTTGCTGTGTTATAACTAATTAGCTCATCTCGcattttatcttttcctCATCGcttacaaaaa containing:
- the RRS1 gene encoding ribosome biogenesis protein RRS1 (similar to Saccharomyces cerevisiae RRS1 (YOR294W); ancestral locus Anc_8.763); protein product: MSKDFKSLPVTVEKGIPVTYDLGNLSVFDSNALNKSDLDSSNAKREEHLKDMTRDNVQLLINQILSLPMKTTTESAGGTSNQSASMTLIQLPEPTTELPREKPLPKPKAPTKWELFAAKKNIKPKERAGKMVYDEEKGEWVPKWGYKGSNKTLDNQWLVEVDEKVKGTENELVDPRTLNRAERKNLVKKNLRQQKKNSKNVLGSK
- a CDS encoding uncharacterized protein (similar to Saccharomyces cerevisiae TRI1 (YMR233W) and UAF30 (YOR295W); ancestral locus Anc_8.764), whose protein sequence is MVDLHTYVPMIDAILSASNPDEVTPKRIRKALQELFGINLDTHRKEVNQLIIQRFEESKQRPRYLITKEELRRKDEALASKLQTAAKRAKSSKSSSVKKKKKRSNNDANSNPNALNLRKVMISEPLSGFLGETSLPRTQIVKLVWDYIKDHNLQNPDDRREILCDDRMKPIFGEKMTMFTLNKILSKYLSNSEEIGVKKSPSSPEDKLNFPEASEATE